The following are encoded in a window of Candidatus Coatesbacteria bacterium genomic DNA:
- a CDS encoding radical SAM protein → MNSTPADPLKLYRHCRLCPHGCGVDRTAGETGFCGVGHRLLAASYGPHFGEEPVLVGRGGSGTVFLAGCNLVCIFCQNHDISHHAAGRVLAATSLADVFLELQRRGCVNLNLVTPTHFTPGLLEALGSARERGFNLPVVYNCGGYESAETLRILTGQVDVYLPDAKYGPAAPADELSGAADYFPRLLDALVEMEEQVGSLEIANGVAVRGLIIRHLVLPGELADSLGLLERLAAILRPGHRLNVMGQYRPRYRANELHGLNRRPTRAEVAQVRRRALELGFSLSG, encoded by the coding sequence ATGAACAGCACACCAGCGGACCCGCTCAAGCTGTACCGCCACTGCCGCCTTTGCCCCCACGGTTGCGGCGTGGATCGCACCGCCGGCGAAACCGGCTTCTGCGGCGTCGGCCACCGGCTCCTGGCGGCTTCCTACGGACCCCACTTCGGTGAGGAGCCGGTACTCGTCGGCCGCGGCGGCTCGGGTACGGTCTTTTTGGCCGGCTGCAATCTGGTCTGCATCTTCTGCCAGAACCACGACATCAGCCATCACGCCGCCGGACGGGTCCTCGCCGCCACGAGTCTGGCCGACGTCTTCCTCGAGCTCCAACGGCGCGGCTGCGTCAATCTCAACCTCGTCACCCCGACCCACTTCACCCCCGGTCTGCTCGAAGCCCTCGGGTCGGCCCGCGAACGGGGCTTCAACCTGCCCGTGGTCTACAACTGCGGCGGCTACGAGAGCGCAGAGACGCTGCGCATCCTGACCGGTCAGGTGGATGTCTATCTGCCCGACGCCAAGTACGGTCCGGCGGCCCCGGCGGACGAACTATCCGGCGCCGCCGATTACTTCCCTCGGCTGCTGGACGCCCTGGTGGAGATGGAGGAGCAGGTCGGCTCGCTGGAAATCGCAAACGGTGTCGCCGTTCGCGGGTTGATAATCCGTCACCTCGTCCTGCCCGGCGAGCTGGCCGATTCCCTCGGCCTGCTGGAGCGGCTGGCCGCAATACTGCGTCCCGGACACCGGCTCAACGTCATGGGTCAGTACCGACCCCGTTACCGCGCCAACGAGCTCCACGGACTCAACCGCCGTCCAACCCGGGCCGAGGTGGCGCAGGTCCGCCGCCGGGCGCTGGAGCTCGGCTTCTCCCTGTCGGGCTGA